The following proteins are co-located in the Streptomyces sp. DT2A-34 genome:
- the sepH gene encoding septation protein SepH, translated as MPELRVVAVSNDGTRLVLKAADATEYTLPIDERLRAAVRGDRPRLGQIEIEVESHLRPRDIQARIRAGATAEEVAQLAGIPVDRVRRFEGPVLAERAFMAERARKTPVRRPGENAAGPQLGEAVQERLLLRGADKDTVQWDSWRRDDGTWEVLLVYMVAGEPHSASWTYDPPRRLVQAVDEEARSLIGESEDLAAPEPSFPFVPRIARLPRERGMDRALEGARPSLPAQASEPAEETTEERDSLTSLLEAVPSFRGDLVVPERPSEPDTEEPPAEPDAEEPPAPAASAGAGSAYADVLMPRSVGSHRDRLIGATDRQAEADGVRPGRRAAVPSWDEIVFGTRRKKQE; from the coding sequence ATGCCCGAACTGCGTGTCGTGGCCGTCTCAAATGACGGCACACGGCTGGTGCTGAAGGCTGCCGACGCAACGGAGTACACGCTTCCGATCGACGAACGCCTGCGCGCCGCCGTGCGCGGCGACCGTCCTCGCCTCGGCCAGATCGAGATCGAGGTGGAGAGCCATCTCCGCCCCCGCGACATCCAGGCGCGTATACGCGCTGGTGCGACCGCGGAAGAGGTCGCCCAACTCGCCGGCATCCCCGTCGACCGCGTACGGCGCTTCGAAGGCCCCGTGCTCGCCGAGCGCGCCTTCATGGCCGAACGGGCCCGCAAGACTCCCGTCCGCCGCCCCGGCGAGAACGCCGCGGGGCCGCAGCTCGGCGAGGCCGTCCAGGAGCGGCTGCTGCTACGCGGCGCCGACAAGGACACCGTCCAGTGGGACTCGTGGCGCCGCGACGACGGCACCTGGGAAGTGCTGCTGGTCTACATGGTGGCGGGCGAACCGCACTCGGCGAGCTGGACGTACGACCCGCCCCGGCGGCTCGTACAGGCCGTCGACGAGGAGGCGCGCTCGCTGATCGGCGAATCCGAGGATCTCGCCGCGCCGGAGCCCAGCTTCCCGTTCGTGCCGCGTATCGCCCGGCTTCCGCGCGAGCGTGGGATGGACCGTGCCCTCGAGGGTGCGCGGCCGAGCCTGCCGGCCCAGGCCTCCGAGCCTGCCGAGGAGACCACGGAGGAACGGGACTCGCTGACCAGCCTGCTGGAGGCGGTGCCCAGCTTCCGGGGCGACCTGGTGGTCCCGGAGCGCCCGTCGGAGCCGGACACGGAGGAACCTCCCGCCGAACCGGACGCGGAGGAACCTCCCGCCCCCGCCGCCTCGGCCGGTGCCGGCTCCGCCTACGCGGACGTCCTCATGCCCCGCTCCGTCGGCAGCCACCGCGACCGCCTCATCGGCGCCACGGACCGCCAAGCCGAAGCGGACGGTGTCCGCCCCGGTCGCCGGGCCGCCGTCCCGAGCTGGGACGAGATCGTGTTCGGGACACGCAGGAAGAAGCAGGAGTAG
- a CDS encoding sulfurtransferase, whose product MNAIITASELASELTGENPPVLLDVRWQLTVAKAAGEPPFDGRAAYEAGHIPGAVYVDLDRELASAPGTRGRHPLPDLAEFGAAMRRSGVSSSAPVVVYDGGQGWAAARAWWLLRWTGHPDVRVLDGGLPTWQRSLETSVPTPTEGDFEPEPGATGLLDADGAAALARSGVLLDARAGERYRGEVEPIDPVGGHIPGAVSAPTNENVGADGRFLSAGELGARFKSLGASEGTEVGVYCGSGVSAAHEVLALAVAGIPAALYVGSWSEWSSDPSRPVAVGPDPQ is encoded by the coding sequence ATGAACGCCATCATCACCGCATCCGAACTCGCGAGCGAACTGACGGGCGAGAACCCGCCGGTGCTGCTCGACGTCCGCTGGCAGCTGACCGTGGCCAAGGCGGCCGGTGAGCCGCCGTTCGACGGCCGGGCCGCGTACGAGGCCGGGCACATCCCGGGCGCGGTCTACGTCGACCTGGACCGGGAACTGGCCTCCGCGCCCGGTACGCGCGGCCGTCACCCGCTGCCGGACTTGGCCGAATTCGGCGCGGCGATGCGCCGGTCGGGCGTGTCGTCGTCGGCGCCGGTGGTCGTGTACGACGGCGGGCAGGGCTGGGCGGCGGCCCGGGCGTGGTGGCTGCTGCGCTGGACAGGTCACCCGGACGTGCGGGTCCTCGACGGCGGGTTGCCGACCTGGCAGAGGTCACTGGAGACGTCGGTGCCGACTCCGACGGAGGGTGACTTCGAGCCGGAGCCGGGGGCGACGGGCCTTCTCGACGCCGACGGCGCCGCGGCGCTCGCTCGGTCGGGCGTACTTCTGGACGCCCGAGCGGGGGAGCGGTACCGCGGAGAGGTCGAGCCGATCGATCCGGTCGGCGGCCACATCCCGGGCGCCGTGTCCGCCCCCACGAACGAGAACGTCGGCGCGGACGGCCGCTTCCTGTCCGCCGGGGAACTCGGGGCGCGCTTCAAGTCGCTGGGCGCGTCCGAGGGCACGGAGGTCGGCGTGTACTGCGGCTCGGGCGTCTCCGCCGCGCATGAGGTGCTGGCGCTGGCGGTCGCGGGTATTCCGGCCGCGCTGTATGTCGGTTCGTGGTCGGAGTGGTCGTCGGATCCGTCGCGGCCGGTGGCTGTGGGGCCGGATCCGCAGTAG
- a CDS encoding VOC family protein, giving the protein MTEARGSAGPNGATHARHAPGTPCWVSLMVHGLAATQEFYGALFGWEFQPGPQQLGPYARALLDGHEVAGIGQLPPDRHLPIAWTPYLASNDVDLTAETVRLCGGTVGVGPLDAGEAGRMAICSDPAGAVFGIWQTAAHLGTAVTGVPGTPAWNELLTFESVNVAKFYESMFAYEEEPVVSADLDYVTLHIDGRPVAGIHGVGNALPRDRGPHWVTYFEVADTDEALERIVDLGGHVLKAAHDSAHGRVATAADPEGARFSLIQGPR; this is encoded by the coding sequence ATGACCGAGGCACGGGGGTCGGCCGGCCCGAACGGCGCGACGCATGCCCGGCACGCGCCCGGCACGCCCTGCTGGGTGAGCCTGATGGTGCACGGGCTGGCCGCGACCCAGGAGTTCTACGGAGCGCTGTTCGGCTGGGAGTTCCAGCCCGGCCCCCAGCAACTCGGCCCCTATGCGCGGGCCCTGCTCGACGGCCATGAGGTGGCCGGCATCGGCCAGCTGCCGCCCGACCGCCACCTCCCCATCGCCTGGACGCCCTACCTCGCCTCGAACGACGTGGACCTGACCGCCGAGACGGTACGGCTGTGCGGCGGCACCGTCGGGGTGGGCCCGCTGGACGCCGGCGAGGCCGGCCGGATGGCGATCTGCTCCGACCCCGCCGGCGCCGTGTTCGGCATCTGGCAGACGGCGGCCCACCTCGGCACCGCCGTCACGGGCGTGCCCGGCACCCCCGCCTGGAACGAGCTGCTGACCTTCGAGTCCGTGAACGTCGCCAAGTTCTACGAGAGCATGTTCGCCTACGAGGAGGAGCCTGTGGTCTCCGCCGACCTCGACTACGTCACCCTGCACATCGACGGCCGCCCGGTCGCCGGCATCCACGGCGTCGGCAACGCCCTGCCCCGCGACCGGGGCCCGCACTGGGTGACGTACTTCGAAGTGGCCGACACGGACGAGGCGCTGGAGCGGATCGTCGACCTCGGCGGCCACGTCCTCAAAGCGGCCCACGACAGCGCCCACGGCCGCGTGGCGACGGCGGCGGACCCGGAGGGGGCCCGGTTCTCCCTGATCCAGGGTCCGCGCTGA
- a CDS encoding thymidine kinase — MPELVFFSGTMDCGKSTLALQIEHNRSARGLQGVIFTRDDRAGEGKLSSRLGLVTNAVEVEDGTDLYAYLVDRLSQGGRADYVIADEAQFLAPNQIDQLARVVDDLGLDVYAFGITTDFRSKLFPGSQRLVELADRVEVLQVEALCWCGARATHNARTIGGEMVVEGAQVVVGDVNQADAVGYEVLCRRHHRRRMTAASAHAAALSPDVLPVQPA, encoded by the coding sequence ATGCCCGAGCTGGTGTTCTTCTCCGGAACGATGGACTGCGGGAAGTCGACGCTGGCTCTCCAGATCGAGCACAACCGTTCGGCGCGTGGTCTGCAGGGCGTGATCTTCACGCGTGACGACCGCGCGGGCGAGGGCAAGCTGTCCTCCCGGCTCGGTCTGGTCACGAACGCGGTGGAGGTCGAGGACGGCACGGACCTGTACGCGTACCTCGTCGACCGCCTCTCCCAGGGCGGCCGCGCGGACTACGTCATCGCCGACGAGGCCCAGTTCCTCGCACCGAACCAGATCGACCAACTCGCGCGCGTGGTCGACGACCTGGGCCTGGACGTCTACGCCTTCGGCATCACGACCGACTTCCGCAGCAAGCTGTTCCCCGGCTCGCAGCGCCTGGTGGAACTGGCCGACCGGGTCGAGGTGCTCCAGGTCGAGGCCCTGTGCTGGTGCGGCGCCCGCGCCACGCACAACGCCCGCACGATAGGCGGCGAGATGGTCGTCGAGGGCGCCCAGGTGGTCGTCGGCGACGTCAACCAGGCGGACGCGGTCGGCTACGAGGTCCTGTGCCGCCGCCACCACCGCCGCCGCATGACGGCGGCCAGCGCCCATGCGGCGGCGCTGTCCCCGGACGTCCTGCCGGTGCAGCCGGCCTGA
- a CDS encoding alkaline phosphatase family protein — translation MIQPTTWDSHPEPLAVDSAPAPQYGSGSLADLLPTLAAGMAVPEMTATIPELTATDRNCVFLVDGLGWEQLKAHPDEAPFLTSLLSSSRGGTGRPITAGYPATTATSLASVGTGLPPGAHGLPGYTVRNPETGELMNQLRWNPWTSPRVWQPYPTVFQLAHQAGVHAAQVSSPTFENTPLTKVALSGGTFHGRLTGEERMDLAAQQLAAGDRSLIYTYYAELDGAGHRFGVDSDTWRGQLMYVDRLAQRLAEQLPPRSALYVTADHGMIDVPFDEQHRIDFDEDWELRAGVALLGGEGRARHVYAVPGAANDVLTCWREVLGEQFWVASRDEAIAAGWFGPQIDERVYDRIGDVVAAARDDVLIIASEREPKESAMVGNHGSMTPAEQLVPLLEVRS, via the coding sequence ATGATCCAGCCCACCACCTGGGACTCCCACCCGGAACCCCTCGCCGTCGACTCCGCGCCCGCCCCCCAGTACGGCAGCGGCTCGCTCGCCGATCTGCTGCCCACGCTGGCCGCCGGCATGGCCGTACCGGAGATGACCGCGACGATCCCCGAGCTGACCGCCACCGACCGCAACTGCGTGTTCCTGGTGGACGGACTCGGCTGGGAGCAGCTCAAGGCGCACCCCGACGAGGCGCCGTTCCTGACCTCGCTCCTGAGCAGTTCGCGCGGCGGCACCGGACGCCCGATCACCGCCGGCTACCCGGCGACCACCGCGACCTCCCTCGCCTCGGTCGGCACCGGCCTGCCGCCGGGCGCGCACGGCCTGCCCGGGTACACCGTGCGCAACCCCGAGACCGGCGAGCTGATGAACCAGCTGCGCTGGAACCCGTGGACGTCACCGCGTGTCTGGCAGCCGTATCCCACGGTCTTCCAGCTGGCGCACCAGGCGGGCGTGCACGCGGCCCAGGTGTCGTCGCCCACCTTCGAGAACACCCCGCTGACCAAGGTCGCGCTCAGCGGCGGAACGTTCCACGGGCGGCTGACCGGCGAGGAGCGCATGGACCTCGCCGCCCAGCAACTGGCCGCAGGCGACCGCTCCTTGATCTACACGTACTACGCCGAGCTGGACGGCGCCGGTCACCGCTTCGGCGTCGACTCGGACACGTGGCGCGGCCAGCTCATGTACGTCGACCGGCTCGCCCAGCGCCTCGCCGAGCAGCTGCCGCCGCGCAGCGCGCTCTACGTCACCGCCGACCACGGCATGATCGACGTGCCCTTCGACGAGCAGCACCGCATCGACTTCGACGAGGACTGGGAACTGCGTGCCGGTGTCGCCCTGCTGGGCGGCGAGGGCCGGGCGCGGCACGTCTACGCGGTGCCCGGCGCCGCGAACGACGTCCTGACCTGCTGGCGCGAGGTGCTGGGCGAACAGTTCTGGGTGGCCTCCCGGGACGAGGCGATCGCGGCGGGCTGGTTCGGGCCGCAGATCGACGAGCGGGTGTACGACCGCATCGGCGACGTGGTCGCGGCCGCGCGGGACGACGTCCTGATCATCGCGTCCGAGCGGGAGCCGAAGGAGTCGGCGATGGTCGGCAACCACGGTTCGATGACCCCCGCCGAGCAGTTGGTCCCTCTGCTCGAAGTACGCTCCTGA
- a CDS encoding DUF5998 family protein: MGVMAKTSTTTQGLRAAIERSGYYPALVAEAVEAAVGGEPIRSYLVHQETTFDQNEVRRHVTVLVLTGNRFIVSHTDEQAAEGTSPTPYATTSTESVKLGRISSVVVSRVVANPEQYQPGTLPREVVLTIGWGAVSRIDLEPAACGDPNCEADHGYTGNSTADDLSLRVSEAGDGPETVRQALAFAQSLSEATADVAH, translated from the coding sequence ATGGGCGTCATGGCCAAGACCAGTACGACGACCCAGGGGCTGCGTGCGGCGATCGAGCGCAGCGGCTACTACCCGGCCCTCGTGGCCGAGGCGGTGGAGGCCGCTGTGGGCGGCGAGCCCATCCGGTCGTACCTGGTCCATCAGGAGACGACGTTCGACCAGAACGAGGTGCGGCGGCACGTGACCGTGCTCGTCCTCACCGGCAACCGCTTCATCGTCAGCCACACCGACGAACAGGCCGCCGAGGGCACCTCCCCGACGCCGTACGCCACGACGTCCACGGAGTCCGTGAAGCTCGGCCGGATCTCATCGGTCGTGGTCAGCCGGGTGGTCGCCAATCCGGAGCAGTACCAGCCGGGCACGCTGCCCCGCGAGGTCGTGCTGACCATCGGCTGGGGCGCCGTCTCCCGTATCGACCTGGAGCCGGCTGCTTGCGGCGACCCCAACTGCGAGGCCGACCACGGCTACACGGGCAACTCGACGGCGGACGACCTCAGCCTGCGGGTCAGCGAGGCCGGTGACGGCCCGGAGACGGTGCGCCAGGCGCTCGCCTTCGCGCAGTCGCTCTCCGAGGCGACGGCGGACGTCGCGCACTGA
- a CDS encoding bifunctional GNAT family N-acetyltransferase/acetate--CoA ligase family protein produces the protein MQSASDRHEYPAHWEADVVLRDGGTARIRPITVDDAERLVSFYEQVSDESKYYRFFAPYPRLSAKDVHRFTHHDFVDRVGLAATVGGEFIATVRYDRIGADGMPASAPADEAEVAFLVQDAHQGRGVASALLEHIGAVARERGIRRFAAEVLPANSKMIKVFTDAGYTQKRSFEDGVVRLEFDLEPTDRSLAVQYAREQRAEARSVRRLLVPGSVAVIGTGRTPGGVGRSVLGNIRDAGFTGALYAVNKAFPEDLKELDGVPAHRSVRDIEGPVDLAVVAVPAEYVPEVVTECGEHGVQGLVVVSAGYAESGPDGRERQRALVRHARAYGMRIIGPNAFGIINTSADVRLNASLAPEMPRPGRIGLFAQSGAIGIALLSRLHRRGGGVTGVTGVSTLVSSGNRADVSGNDVLQYWYDDPDTDVVLMYLESIGNPRKFTRLARRTAAAKPLVVVQGARHGGAAPQGHAVRATRLPHATVSALLRQAGVIRVDTITELVDAGLLLARQPLPAGPRVAILGNSESLGLLTYDACLSEGLRPLPPLDLTTGASAADFRAALSRTLADDTCDAVVVTAIPAIGEVSPGDAELAEALRSAAEGVPGKPVLVVHVELGGLAEALSAAASTAPQAGRTAPRVGLRATHPFRPLDFPAETPPERPDPSENAPRLIPAYPAAERAVRALAEAVKYSQWRREAADPGKVPEYEDIDEKGAARLIDGLLARGQGLTLGTDETCDLLGKYGIHVQRALHAPTPDAAADGARTLGYPVALKAIAPHLRHRADLGGVRLDLADEEQLRRAYAELTELFGRPEELRPVVQSMAPRGVDTVVRAVIDPAAGAVLSFGLAGAASQLLGDTAHRLIPVTDRDATSIVRSIRTAPLLFGWRGSAPVDTPALEELLLRVSRLVDDHPEVVAVTLEPVVVATHGVSVLGASVRLAPPPARDDLGPRTLPTY, from the coding sequence ATGCAGAGCGCCTCGGACCGGCACGAGTACCCCGCCCACTGGGAAGCCGACGTGGTGCTGCGCGACGGCGGCACCGCACGCATCCGCCCCATCACCGTTGATGACGCCGAGCGTCTGGTCAGCTTCTACGAGCAGGTGTCGGACGAGTCGAAGTACTACCGCTTCTTCGCGCCCTACCCGCGTCTGTCCGCGAAGGACGTCCACCGCTTCACGCACCACGACTTTGTGGACCGGGTGGGACTCGCGGCCACGGTGGGCGGCGAGTTCATCGCAACCGTACGCTACGACCGGATCGGCGCCGACGGAATGCCCGCGTCGGCACCCGCCGACGAGGCCGAGGTCGCTTTCCTGGTCCAGGACGCCCACCAGGGGCGCGGCGTCGCCTCCGCCCTCCTCGAACACATCGGCGCGGTCGCGCGCGAGCGCGGCATCCGCCGGTTCGCCGCCGAGGTGCTGCCCGCCAACAGCAAGATGATCAAGGTGTTCACCGACGCCGGGTACACCCAGAAGCGCAGCTTCGAGGACGGCGTCGTACGCCTGGAGTTCGACCTGGAGCCGACGGACCGCTCCCTCGCCGTGCAGTACGCGCGCGAACAGCGCGCCGAGGCGCGGTCCGTGCGGCGGCTGCTGGTGCCCGGCTCCGTCGCCGTCATCGGCACCGGCCGCACGCCCGGCGGGGTGGGCCGCAGCGTCCTCGGCAACATCAGGGACGCCGGTTTCACGGGGGCGCTGTACGCCGTGAACAAGGCGTTCCCGGAGGATCTCAAGGAGCTCGACGGCGTGCCCGCGCACCGGTCCGTGCGGGACATCGAGGGGCCCGTCGACCTCGCGGTGGTCGCCGTACCGGCCGAGTACGTCCCCGAGGTGGTCACCGAGTGCGGCGAACACGGCGTGCAGGGGCTGGTCGTGGTCTCCGCCGGGTATGCCGAGAGCGGGCCCGACGGGCGCGAGCGGCAGCGCGCACTCGTACGGCACGCGCGCGCGTACGGCATGCGCATCATCGGCCCGAACGCGTTCGGGATCATCAACACCTCCGCCGACGTACGGCTGAACGCCTCCCTGGCACCCGAGATGCCCCGCCCGGGCCGGATCGGGCTGTTCGCGCAGTCCGGCGCCATCGGGATCGCGCTGCTGTCCCGGCTGCACCGGCGCGGCGGTGGGGTCACCGGGGTCACAGGTGTGTCGACCCTCGTCTCGTCCGGCAACCGGGCCGACGTCTCCGGCAACGACGTCCTCCAGTACTGGTACGACGACCCGGACACCGACGTCGTGCTGATGTACCTGGAGTCCATCGGCAACCCGCGCAAGTTCACCCGCCTCGCCCGGCGTACGGCGGCTGCGAAGCCGCTGGTCGTGGTGCAGGGGGCGCGGCACGGTGGCGCGGCGCCGCAGGGGCACGCGGTACGGGCCACGCGCTTGCCGCACGCCACGGTGTCCGCGCTGCTGCGGCAGGCCGGGGTGATCCGGGTGGACACGATCACCGAGCTGGTGGACGCGGGGCTGCTGCTCGCGCGCCAGCCGCTGCCGGCCGGCCCGCGCGTGGCGATCCTGGGCAACTCCGAGTCGCTCGGGCTGCTGACGTACGACGCGTGCCTGTCCGAGGGACTGCGGCCGTTGCCGCCGCTGGATCTGACGACGGGGGCGTCGGCCGCGGACTTCCGGGCGGCGTTGTCGCGCACGTTGGCGGACGACACCTGCGACGCGGTGGTGGTGACGGCGATCCCGGCGATCGGGGAGGTGTCGCCGGGGGACGCCGAGCTGGCGGAGGCACTGCGGTCGGCTGCCGAGGGCGTGCCGGGCAAGCCGGTGCTGGTGGTGCACGTGGAGCTGGGCGGTCTCGCGGAGGCCCTGTCCGCCGCGGCGAGCACCGCACCACAGGCGGGCAGGACGGCGCCCCGCGTCGGGCTCCGCGCCACCCACCCGTTCCGCCCACTGGACTTCCCGGCCGAGACACCGCCCGAGCGGCCGGACCCCTCGGAGAACGCCCCGCGCCTCATCCCCGCCTACCCCGCGGCCGAACGCGCCGTCCGCGCCCTCGCCGAAGCCGTCAAGTACTCACAGTGGCGGCGTGAGGCGGCCGACCCCGGGAAGGTGCCGGAGTACGAGGACATCGACGAGAAGGGCGCCGCCCGGCTGATCGACGGGCTGCTCGCGCGCGGGCAAGGGCTCACGCTCGGCACGGACGAGACCTGTGACCTGCTCGGCAAGTACGGCATCCACGTGCAACGCGCCCTGCACGCCCCCACCCCCGACGCCGCCGCAGACGGCGCCCGCACCCTCGGCTACCCCGTCGCCCTCAAGGCCATCGCCCCGCATCTGCGCCACCGCGCCGACCTCGGCGGCGTACGGCTCGATCTGGCCGACGAAGAACAACTGCGGCGAGCCTACGCCGAGTTGACCGAGCTGTTCGGCAGACCGGAGGAGCTGCGGCCGGTCGTGCAGAGCATGGCACCGCGCGGCGTCGACACCGTCGTACGGGCCGTGATCGACCCGGCGGCCGGCGCCGTACTGTCCTTCGGGCTCGCCGGAGCCGCCTCGCAGCTGCTCGGTGACACCGCGCACCGGCTGATCCCGGTCACCGACCGCGACGCGACCTCGATCGTCCGCTCGATCCGGACGGCACCGCTCCTGTTCGGCTGGCGCGGCTCCGCGCCGGTGGACACGCCTGCCCTGGAGGAACTGCTGCTGAGGGTGTCGCGGCTGGTCGACGACCACCCGGAGGTCGTCGCGGTCACCCTGGAGCCGGTCGTCGTCGCCACGCACGGCGTGAGCGTGCTCGGCGCCTCCGTACGCCTCGCGCCACCGCCCGCCCGCGACGACCTCGGGCCGAGGACCCTCCCGACGTACTGA
- a CDS encoding HPr family phosphocarrier protein gives MAERRVNVGWAEGLHARPASIFVRAATAAGIPVTIAKADGNPVNAASMLAVLGLGAQGGEEIVLASDAEGADAALDRLAKLVSEGLEELPETV, from the coding sequence ATGGCTGAGCGCCGCGTCAACGTCGGCTGGGCCGAGGGCCTTCACGCCCGCCCCGCTTCCATCTTCGTCCGGGCCGCCACGGCCGCAGGTATCCCGGTGACGATCGCCAAGGCCGACGGCAACCCCGTCAACGCGGCCTCCATGCTGGCCGTTCTGGGCCTGGGCGCCCAGGGCGGCGAGGAGATCGTCCTCGCCTCCGACGCCGAGGGTGCGGACGCCGCCCTCGACCGTCTGGCGAAGCTGGTCTCCGAGGGCCTCGAGGAGCTCCCCGAGACGGTCTGA
- a CDS encoding GntR family transcriptional regulator codes for MRIPAHSVCTAIRDDIVAGVYERGSRLTEELLARRYGVSRVPVREALRTLEAEGFVVTRRHAGACVAEPTEQEAADLLEMRTLLEPLGASRAAQRRTEAHLKVLRGLVRLGQERARRGNSEDLRSLGGWFHETLAQACGSPALTSMLTQLRHKIAWMYAVEAPVNPVESWTEHGAIVDAVARGDSDRARAITALHTERALSAHRLRFGSTGDRAERVRNSQHPVNMSSLRH; via the coding sequence ATGCGTATTCCGGCGCACTCGGTATGCACGGCGATCCGGGACGACATCGTCGCCGGTGTCTACGAGCGTGGCAGCCGGCTCACCGAGGAACTCCTCGCGCGCCGCTACGGTGTCTCCCGCGTCCCCGTGCGGGAGGCACTGCGCACCCTGGAGGCGGAGGGCTTCGTGGTGACCCGGCGGCACGCGGGCGCGTGCGTCGCCGAACCGACCGAGCAGGAGGCCGCCGACCTGCTGGAGATGCGCACCCTGCTGGAGCCGCTCGGCGCCTCCCGGGCCGCTCAGCGGCGCACCGAGGCCCATCTGAAGGTCCTGCGCGGCCTGGTCAGGCTGGGCCAGGAGCGGGCCAGGCGGGGCAACAGCGAGGATCTGCGCTCCCTGGGCGGCTGGTTCCACGAGACGCTGGCCCAGGCCTGCGGCAGCCCCGCCCTCACCTCGATGCTGACCCAGCTGCGGCACAAGATCGCCTGGATGTACGCGGTGGAGGCGCCGGTCAACCCCGTGGAGTCCTGGACCGAGCACGGCGCGATCGTGGACGCGGTGGCGCGCGGCGACAGTGATCGCGCCCGCGCGATCACGGCACTGCACACCGAGCGCGCACTCTCCGCGCACCGACTGCGGTTCGGTTCCACCGGTGATCGCGCGGAGCGTGTGAGGAATTCGCAACATCCCGTAAACATGTCGAGCCTGCGACATTAA
- a CDS encoding M23 family metallopeptidase, with protein MAFTCATGKNRPTGKHRRPSRFERTTARAAGVAALTATGVMGTLAAPALAAEPAVEQTGLIPVVTIGDSIAAQIAAQAAAQEQAAEEAAARKKAAEEAARKKAAEKAKQEREAKERAAREAERKRLLSYVAPISGSYISTGYKAGGAVWSSGSHTGVDFHAASGTSVHAVGSGTVVEAGWGGSYGNSIVIKMNDGTYTQYGHLSSIGVSVGQTVTPGQQIGLSGATGNVTGPHLHFEARTTAEYGSDIDPVAYLRSHGVNI; from the coding sequence ATGGCGTTCACCTGCGCCACCGGGAAGAACCGCCCCACCGGGAAGCACCGTCGCCCCAGCCGGTTCGAACGCACCACCGCCCGCGCTGCGGGCGTCGCCGCTCTCACCGCCACCGGTGTCATGGGCACCCTCGCCGCCCCGGCGCTCGCCGCCGAACCCGCCGTCGAGCAGACCGGCCTCATCCCCGTCGTCACGATCGGGGACTCGATCGCCGCCCAGATCGCCGCCCAGGCCGCCGCCCAGGAGCAGGCCGCCGAGGAGGCCGCGGCCCGGAAGAAGGCCGCCGAGGAGGCAGCGCGCAAGAAGGCGGCCGAGAAGGCCAAGCAGGAGCGCGAGGCCAAGGAGCGCGCCGCCCGCGAGGCCGAGCGCAAGCGCCTGCTGTCCTACGTCGCCCCGATCTCCGGCTCGTACATCTCCACCGGCTACAAGGCCGGCGGCGCCGTCTGGTCCTCCGGCAGCCACACGGGCGTCGACTTCCACGCCGCCAGCGGCACCTCCGTCCACGCGGTCGGCTCCGGCACCGTCGTGGAGGCCGGCTGGGGCGGGTCGTACGGCAACAGCATCGTGATCAAGATGAACGACGGCACGTACACCCAGTACGGCCACCTGTCGTCCATAGGCGTCTCGGTGGGCCAGACCGTCACCCCCGGCCAGCAGATAGGCCTGTCCGGCGCCACCGGCAACGTCACCGGACCGCACCTGCACTTCGAGGCCCGCACGACGGCGGAGTACGGCTCCGACATCGACCCCGTCGCCTACCTCCGCTCGCACGGCGTGAACATCTGA